In Anticarsia gemmatalis isolate Benzon Research Colony breed Stoneville strain chromosome 4, ilAntGemm2 primary, whole genome shotgun sequence, one DNA window encodes the following:
- the LOC142972642 gene encoding uncharacterized protein LOC142972642 isoform X1, whose amino-acid sequence MSSNIIFCKKYHYIIAMYIAFKWLLGLTLAMWVAMCCFDAFLKKSTGFTGAGFHNKPLTLGILKNRTIPVSSKLNLHSDKYKISMVYLHCLMFMAGALVVSVYSRFNDIVYVSKQKLEVFLNNANVQRLQEYLKITAVEAMNIAISLYHKIWEKIKTCACDANCAFHAFRLKVSQKQRINQMLLKKIRDIGEEKRNLAQLLLAAIHENKNIRVQYQLENMAKNRLVRHIENTQKVIKENRSRYVSFQQLYLVTHQENSFLKYRIKKLTKDKEEAEKNLLELMNEVYKSKNNDLKAYCSRFIVQTKENFLKSDIGAEIQKFINNSRVPISTSNWKITERPVIEVNTANSWLKCSSCSQITEITEDGAIAPLVSEAPKLKGLPGECVWTVKDKDGLIEKLYEYDCQTDLHNGDTIRRIREYSVYYDKDCLLDFSSSSTVIDEARTSHSGMWSNYTDQNCQLTNQRFLTGSAAFQKFMLNNKNIVSTSILPSSPLSLD is encoded by the exons ATGtcaagtaatataatattttgtaagaaatatcATTATATCATTGCAATGTATATTGCCTTCAAGTGGCTACTTGGCTTGACTCTCGCCATGTGGGTAGCAATGTGTTGTTTTGATGCATTCCTCAAGAAAAGTACAGGGTTTACAGGCGCAG GTTTTCACAACAAACCGTTGACATTGGGAATTCTGAAAAATAGAACAATTCCTGTAAGCAGTAAATTGAACCTACATTCAGATAAATACAAGATCAGCATGGTTTATTTGCACTGTCTCATGTTTATGGCAGGCGCTTTAGTCGTATCGGTTTACAGCAGATTTAATGACATAGTTTATGTTTCTAAACAAAAATTAGAAGTGTTTCTCAATAATGCAAATGTTCAAAGATTgcaagaatatttaaaaataaccgcCGTTGAGGCTATGAATATTGCCATATCATTGTATCACAAAATAtgggaaaaaataaaaacctgtGCATGTGACGCGAATTGTGCATTCCATGCATTTCGGTTAAAGGTATCccaaaaacaaagaattaatCAAATGCTTCTTAAAAAGATTAGAGACATAGgagaagaaaaaagaaatttaGCGCAGCTTTTACTTGCGGCCATACATGAAAATAAGAACATCCGAGTGCAATATCAATTGGAAAATATGGCAAAAAATAGGCTTGTGCGGCATATTGAGAATactcaaaaagtaattaaagagAACAGGTCCAGATACGTTAGTTTCCAGCAACTATATTTGGTTACTCATCAAGAgaacagttttttaaaatataggaTAAAAAAGTTAACGAAAGACAAAGAAGAGGCAGAGAAAAATCTTTTAGAATTAATGAATGAAGTATATAAATCGAAAAACAATGATCTTAAAGCTTACTGCAGTCGCTTCATAGTACAAACGAAAGAAAATTTCTTGAAGTCAGATATAGGAGCAGAAATACagaaattcataaataattctcGTGTACCGATTTCAACTTCGAACTGGAAAATTACTGAAAGACCAGTTATCGAAGTAAATACTGCTAATAGTTGGCTTAAATGCTCGAGTTGCTCGCAAATAACAGAAATAACGGAAGATGGTGCGATAGCGCCGCTCGTATCCGAGGCACCTAAGCTAAAGGGTCTCCCTGGAGAATGTGTTTGGACAGTAAAAGATAAGGATGGTCTGATTGAAAAATTGTACGAATACGACTGTCAAACTGACTTACACAATGGTGATACAATAAGAAGAATCAGGGAATACTCAGTCTATTACGATAAGGATTGTTTACTGGATTTTTCCAG TTCGTCTACTGTAATTGATGAGGCGAGGACTTCTCATTCTGGGATGTGGAGCAATTACACGGATCAAAATTGTCAACTAACAAATCAAAGATTTCTTACGGGCTCTGCAGCATTTCAAAAGTTTatgctaaataataaaaatattgtatctacGTCTATATTACCCTCATCACCGTTGTCATtagattga
- the Coa8 gene encoding cytochrome c oxidase assembly factor 8, with protein sequence MISNRIYKLNIHRQCYLVTRHTSTTKDTKSIQPPNPKRISSDMVGPPDPVSNLRTVIFKEPPNESQLEKRYRQMRSEVQEWNHKFWAQHNSRFYQEREEYVKTHTPADKQNLSADEMSVFYKAFLDKNWKLHINYNMEWYKKNFALLSLAIRVKVRKLLRLKK encoded by the exons ATGATTTCGAACCGAATATATAAGTTAAACATACATCGACAATGCTACCTGGTGACAAGGCACACGAGTACGACGAAGGATACGAAGTCAATACAACCTCCAAACCCAAAAAGAATCAGCAGTGATATGGTCGGACCCCCAGATCCTGTGTCAAATCTAAGAACTGTAATATTTAAAGAACCACCAAATGAATCGCAATTAGAAAAAAGGTATAGACAAATGAGATCAGAAGTTCAGGAATGGAATCACAAATTTTGGGCACAACACAACTCCAGATTTTACCAG GAAAGAGAAGAATATGTAAAGACACACACACCAGCAGACAAGCAGAATCTTTCAGCAGATGAAATGAGTGTATTCTACAAAGCATTCTTAGACAAGAACTGGAAACTACACATAAATTACAACATGGAATGGTACAAAAAGAACTTTGCACTGCTCAGCTTAGCCATTAGGGTGAAAGTTAGAAAATTATTGAGATTAAAGAAATAG
- the LOC142972642 gene encoding uncharacterized protein LOC142972642 isoform X2: MVYLHCLMFMAGALVVSVYSRFNDIVYVSKQKLEVFLNNANVQRLQEYLKITAVEAMNIAISLYHKIWEKIKTCACDANCAFHAFRLKVSQKQRINQMLLKKIRDIGEEKRNLAQLLLAAIHENKNIRVQYQLENMAKNRLVRHIENTQKVIKENRSRYVSFQQLYLVTHQENSFLKYRIKKLTKDKEEAEKNLLELMNEVYKSKNNDLKAYCSRFIVQTKENFLKSDIGAEIQKFINNSRVPISTSNWKITERPVIEVNTANSWLKCSSCSQITEITEDGAIAPLVSEAPKLKGLPGECVWTVKDKDGLIEKLYEYDCQTDLHNGDTIRRIREYSVYYDKDCLLDFSSSSTVIDEARTSHSGMWSNYTDQNCQLTNQRFLTGSAAFQKFMLNNKNIVSTSILPSSPLSLD, encoded by the exons ATGGTTTATTTGCACTGTCTCATGTTTATGGCAGGCGCTTTAGTCGTATCGGTTTACAGCAGATTTAATGACATAGTTTATGTTTCTAAACAAAAATTAGAAGTGTTTCTCAATAATGCAAATGTTCAAAGATTgcaagaatatttaaaaataaccgcCGTTGAGGCTATGAATATTGCCATATCATTGTATCACAAAATAtgggaaaaaataaaaacctgtGCATGTGACGCGAATTGTGCATTCCATGCATTTCGGTTAAAGGTATCccaaaaacaaagaattaatCAAATGCTTCTTAAAAAGATTAGAGACATAGgagaagaaaaaagaaatttaGCGCAGCTTTTACTTGCGGCCATACATGAAAATAAGAACATCCGAGTGCAATATCAATTGGAAAATATGGCAAAAAATAGGCTTGTGCGGCATATTGAGAATactcaaaaagtaattaaagagAACAGGTCCAGATACGTTAGTTTCCAGCAACTATATTTGGTTACTCATCAAGAgaacagttttttaaaatataggaTAAAAAAGTTAACGAAAGACAAAGAAGAGGCAGAGAAAAATCTTTTAGAATTAATGAATGAAGTATATAAATCGAAAAACAATGATCTTAAAGCTTACTGCAGTCGCTTCATAGTACAAACGAAAGAAAATTTCTTGAAGTCAGATATAGGAGCAGAAATACagaaattcataaataattctcGTGTACCGATTTCAACTTCGAACTGGAAAATTACTGAAAGACCAGTTATCGAAGTAAATACTGCTAATAGTTGGCTTAAATGCTCGAGTTGCTCGCAAATAACAGAAATAACGGAAGATGGTGCGATAGCGCCGCTCGTATCCGAGGCACCTAAGCTAAAGGGTCTCCCTGGAGAATGTGTTTGGACAGTAAAAGATAAGGATGGTCTGATTGAAAAATTGTACGAATACGACTGTCAAACTGACTTACACAATGGTGATACAATAAGAAGAATCAGGGAATACTCAGTCTATTACGATAAGGATTGTTTACTGGATTTTTCCAG TTCGTCTACTGTAATTGATGAGGCGAGGACTTCTCATTCTGGGATGTGGAGCAATTACACGGATCAAAATTGTCAACTAACAAATCAAAGATTTCTTACGGGCTCTGCAGCATTTCAAAAGTTTatgctaaataataaaaatattgtatctacGTCTATATTACCCTCATCACCGTTGTCATtagattga